From one Triticum aestivum cultivar Chinese Spring chromosome 4B, IWGSC CS RefSeq v2.1, whole genome shotgun sequence genomic stretch:
- the LOC123089711 gene encoding myristoylated alanine-rich C-kinase substrate — protein sequence MAAAAAEVGPMMEKVALECGGDISASQEDILANSPFLGAANAPSASASASQARGAEDEDDEEVFATPPELPQQEPITMCSLPFTPSPSQPHSPSPPPSDDDDAARPRRKPRVCTRKVRGAKFSTPAPAPTPTPSPKQQPEQPPRAIVDPLYRAMLMIPTATAAGAAASKQDPLEDFLALARQRGIF from the coding sequence atggccgccgccgccgccgaggtcgggCCGATGATGGAGAAGGTGGCGCTGGAGTGCGGCGGCGACATCTCGGCGTCCCAGGAGGACATCCTCGCCAACTCCCCCTTCCTCGGCGCCGCCAACGCCCCCTCCGCCTCCGCCTCAGCCTCGCAAGCGCGGggggccgaggacgaggacgacgaggaggtcTTCGCCACCCCTCCCGAGCTCCCCCAGCAAGAGCCCATCACCATGTGCAGCCTCCCCTTCACCCCCAGCCCCTCCCAGCCCCACtcgccctcgccgcctccctccgacgacgacgacgccgccaGACCTCGCCGGAAGCCTAGGGTTTGCACCAGGAAGGTCAGGGGCGCCAAGTTCAGCACCCCGGCCCcggccccgaccccaaccccgagcCCCAAGCAACAGCCAGAGCAACCACCCCGTGCCATCGTCGATCCTCTCTACAGGGCGATGCTCATGAtccccaccgccaccgccgccggcgccgccgccagcaaGCAGGATCCCTTGGAGGACTTCCTCGCGCTCGCCCGCCAGCGCGGCATCTTCTAG